In Halarcobacter bivalviorum, a genomic segment contains:
- the fliW gene encoding flagellar assembly protein FliW, which yields MKFEVVTPIDGFEKEIEFELSKLDDFFFMIKGVETGETIRLMNFGALKSLEFELPEDFVSKLEIERIEDISIFYIFVLQTTTSDSSMNIFAPLIMNNKSMKMGQIHLDLEELGLDSLNDILPKF from the coding sequence ATGAAATTTGAAGTAGTTACTCCTATTGATGGCTTTGAGAAAGAAATAGAATTTGAATTATCAAAGTTAGATGATTTCTTTTTTATGATAAAAGGTGTTGAAACAGGTGAGACTATAAGGCTTATGAATTTTGGTGCCTTAAAATCTTTAGAGTTTGAACTTCCAGAAGATTTTGTTTCTAAATTAGAAATAGAAAGAATTGAAGATATCTCAATTTTTTATATCTTTGTCCTACAAACTACAACTTCAGATTCTTCAATGAATATTTTTGCCCCATTAATAATGAATAATAAATCAATGAAAATGGGTCAAATTCATTTAGACTTAGAAGAGCTAGGCTTAGATAGTTTAAATGATATACTTCCAAAATTTTAA